Part of the Desulfohalovibrio reitneri genome is shown below.
CGGCTGGCCGCGGAAATGACCCGGCTGGTCCACGGCCCCGAGGTGCTGGCCGAAATCGAACGCGCGCACGCCGCCCGTTTCGGCGGGGAAGGGGAGAAGGACGTTGAGGCGCTGTACGGCGCTGTGCGCGATTCCGCCCCCACCGTTACCTATCCCTCGCTGGCCGAGTTGCCCGACCTGCCGCAGATGCTGGTGGACCTGGAGTTCTACCCCTCCAAGGGCCAAGCGCGGAAGGGCATCGCCCAGGGCGCTGTGCGCGTGAACACCGCCAAATGCCAGGACAGCGACTACGCTCCCACCTCCGCCGACCTGCTGGCCGGGGAGGCCTTCCTCCTGGGCAAGGGCAAAAAGCGGCTGGGCGTGGTCAAGGTGGAGTCCGTCCAGTGATAGAGACCGCCGCCCTCATGCTCTGCGCCGTGCTGGCCGGAGTGGCGGCCACGGTGCAGGCGGGCCTCAACTCCACCCTGCGCACCTACCTGGGCAGCCCGGAGTCGGCCGCCCTGGTCTCTTTCTTCATCGGCACCGCCGCCCTGGCCGGAGTGGTCCTGGCAGGAAGGCTGCCCTTCGCGCTCGGCACCGCCATCGGCCGCGCCCCGGCCTGGTGCTGGCTGGGCGGCTTCCTGGGCGCGTTCCTGGTCACGGTCACGGTCTACGCCGCCCCCAAGCTGGGCGCGGCCACCATGATGGCCCTGCTCGTCTCCGGGCAGATGGTCGCCTCCCTCATCCTGGACCACTACGGCCTCATCGGCTTCCCCCTGCGCGAGGCCTCCGGGCTGCGCATCCTCGGGGTATTCATGCTGGTGGGCGGAGTCTTTCTCATCAACCGCTTTTAGACGCGACAACACACCGAAAGAGCCCATATGCTCGGCCCCGTCCGCACATTCGCCCGCATGGTCAAGATCGAGCACTCGGTCTTCGCCCTTCCCTTCGCCTACACCGGCCTGTTCTGGTCCGCCGATGGGTGGCCCGGCTGGCGCGCTTTCCTGCTGGTCACGCTGGCCATGGTGGCCGTGCGCTCCTTCGCCATGGCCTTCAACCGCATCGCTGACCTGCCCTTCGACCGTGACAACCCCCGCACCCGCGACCGCCCCCTGGTCACAGGCGAGATGTCCCTCCACGGCGCGTGGGTGCTGACCGTCACCTGCGCCGCCGTGTTCGTGGCCGCCTGCTGGTCCATCAACCCACTGGTGTTCACGCTCTCGCCCATCGCCCTGGTCATCGCTGGAGGGTACTCCCTGACCAAGCGTTTCACCTGGCTCTGCCACTTCGTGCTCGGCGCCACTCTGGGCCTGGCCCCGCTGGGCGGCTGGCTGGCCGTGCAGCCCGCCTTCGCCCCGGCCCCGGTCGTCCTGGCCCTGGGCGTCACCTTCTGGGTGGCCGGGTTCGACATCCTCTACGCCGCCCAGGACATCGGCTTCGACCGCGAGCGGGGCCTCAATTCCCTGCCCGCCCGTTTCGGCCTGGGCACCGCCCTGGCCCTGTCCACCTTCTGCCACGTGCAGACCGGGCTGTTCTTCCTCCTGGCGGGCTGGACCGCCGGGGCGGGCTGGCTCTTCGCCGGGGTCATGGCCGTGGTGGCCCTGTTCCTGGCCCTGGAGCACCTGCTCATCTCGGAACGCGACATGAGCCGGGTCAACCTGGCCTTCTTCACCGTCAACGGCGTCATCGCCCTGGCCGTCTTCGCCGGGGCCCTGGCCGACATCTACTGGGGCTGAGCAATGGAACAGGCGTGGGCCGAATTCCTGGCCTGGCTGGAGCCGCTGAAGGACCTCATGATCTGGCGGGCCGGGGTGCGCACGCTCATCATGCTGGCGGCCATGGCCGTCTCCTACCCCCTGGTCAAGCGCCTCATCGCCAGGGTCATTCACGGGGTGGTGCGCCGCACCCGCACAGACTGGGACGACGTCCTGGCGGACAAGGGCTTCTTCTCCGCCCTGGCCCTGTTCGCCCCGGTGGCCGTATTCGACGCCTTCACCGACGTGCTGCTCCCCCAGTACAAGGGGGAGTGGTCGCGGATCATCATCTCGGTCTACACCACCTTCGTCACGGTGGTGCTCATCGACCGCTTCCTGGACGCGGCCCTGGCCATCTACCAGAAGTACCCGGTCTCCCGCCGCCGTCCCATCAAGGGGTACGTCCAGCTCTTCAAGATCTTCATCTACATCATGGGCGGCCTCTCCGCCCTGGCCCTGCTCCTGGACCGCTCGCCCTGGGGCCTGCTCTCGGGCATTGGCGCGCTTACCGCCGTGCTCATGCTGGTCTTCAAGGACACCATCCTCTCCTTCGTGGCCGGCATGCAGATCGCCTCCAACGACATCATGCGCGTGGGCGACTGGGTGACAATGGAGGAGTACGGTATCAACGGCGAAGTGGAGGAAATCGCCCTCAACATCATCAAGGTCCGCAACTTCGACAAGACCCTGGCCTCCCTGCCCACCCACAAGGTGCTGGAGGGAGCGGTGCAGAATTGGCGCGGCATGCAGGAGACGGGCGGTCGCCGCATCATGCGCTCCCTGCTCATCGACCAGTCCTCGGTGCGTTTTCTGACCGTGGAGGAGATCGCCAAGCTCGAGGGCATCGCCCTGCTCAAGCCCTATATCCAGAAGCGGCGTCGGGAGATCGTGGAATGGAACGCTTGGCGCGGGGTGGACCTGTCCCATCCCGTCAACGGCCGCCGCATGACCAACCTGGGCTGCTTCCGCGCCTACGTGGACGCCTTCCTGCACGACAAGCCGGACATCCGCAGCGACCTGACCTTCCTGGTGCGCCAGCTCCAGCCAACCTCCAAGGGCATCCCCCTGGAAGTCTACGTATTCACCAACACCACAGTCTGGGCCGAATACGAGCGCATCCAGGCGGACATTTTCGATCATCTCCTGGCGGCTCTGCCCCACTTCCATCTGCGCCTTTTCCAGGATCCCGCCGGGGCCGACCTGGGCGACCTGACGCGCTGCCTGGGCCGGGGCGGAAACAAGTAGAACGGGTTCCCGCCGGAACCGGAACCAAGAATGGAGGCCCCATGCCAGCCTATCTTTTGATCCACACCCTGGAGATCACGGACCAGGACACCTACGCCGAGTACCAGGCCAAGGCCCGCGAGATCATAGAGAACCACGGCGGCCGCTACGTGTTCAGCAGCGACAGGGTCACGCGCCTCTCCGGCGACGTCGAGCCGGTGCGTTCCGTGGCCATCGAATTCCCCACGCGCGATAAGCTGGACGCCTGTTTCGCCAGCATGGACTACAAGGCCGTCGCCCCGCTGCGCGAGAAATCCGTACAGGGCTGGACCCTCATCGCGGAAACGGACTAGGGGGGCGAAAAAAAAGGCCGGACGTCTCCGCCCGGCCCCGCTTTTCGCTTGGGTATGGAGAAGGGCTACTGGCGTTCCATGATCCGGCAATGGACCACGCGGAACCCGGCGTCCGCCTCCATGTAACACAGCTCCATGCTCTTCCCGAGAAGGCGTCCCTCCAGGTAGCCGTCCTCGTCCACCATGAGGATGGTCCCGTCTGAGCGCACCGCGCCCACCAGGTCCTCGCATTTCTTGGTGCTGCAGAACTCCCCGTGGAAGGCCCGGCCGTCCTCGCTCTGCTCGGAGATTCTCAGAGTCCACTCGTCCTCGGCTCGCCAGGTGTCGCCCTTGAAGACGCCATGGTTTCCATGCCCCGTTCCGGCTCCCCAGCTGTCCACTGCCGTCCACTCGCCTGTCAGGTCGGCAGCGGCGGCTGTTCCGCAGGCCAGGGCCAGCACGGCCATCGTCAGGGTTACAGCCAGAATCCTCATAAGGTCCTCCTCGCTAAAAAAGGTAATGGGAACCACACAATAGCCTGTGAGCCGCACGCCGCAACCAGTGAACGCGGCTTTGGCGAAACCGTGCGCTACTCCGCCGCCGGTTCAGCCGTGGGAGGCGGCGCGTTCTCCCCTTTCGTCCCTATCTCGATGAAGCCGATGAGGGCGGCGTACCACCATCTGAATACGTACATGAATGCCGCGACGAGCGCGGCCAGGCCAACGAGGGTGCTCAGGGGGAAGTCCATCTGCATGATGGTCATGGGCAGGACAAACGACGCGATGTCGGCCAGCAGACGCCAAGCGACCTCGATGAAGGATGTTCAAGGCATTGACATGACGTTAGGTTTTCTCGCGGCTTTAATCCAAGAAGGAAGATTTTGTCCTGCGGGCGACCAGGGCCTGCGCGGCTCTGGTCGTCCGCGGCAAACTTAAGAACTTATCCGTAAATAACTAGACTAAACTGAACAGTTCGAGCATTCTCCTCAAAAGAGGAGGACGCATGGGAAAGCGAGTTCAATCTTGGGAAGTTTCTGATGAATTCTGGGCTATTGTCGAGCCGCACATTCCTGTATCTCAACATGATACCACGAGGAAATACAAGCGAAAACCAGGGGGCGGTAGAAAGCCTCTCCCGCCTCGGAGAGTCTTTGAGGCCATCGTATATGTTTTGCGCACTGGGATTCAATGGAAGGCCTTACCCAAAGAAGTGTTTGGGAGCCCAAGCTCTATCCATGCCTATTTCAGAAAGTGGGAAAAGCAAGGCTTTTTTCTGTCGCTTTGGCAAGCAGGTCTCGCTGAATATGATGAAATGATGGGGATTGCTTGGGAATGGCAAGCCGTTGACGGGGGTGCGCTTAAAGCACCTTTGGCCTGTGAGGCGGGTGGCAGGAATCCGACAGACCGGGGAAAAAAAAGGTTCCAAACGCCACATTCTTGTGGACGAGCGTGGCGTCCCGTTGTCGATCGTCGGAACAGGCGCAAATCGACATGATGTATCCCGGTTGGAGAATGTGTTGAAAGGCAAAGTCGTGGGCGGGCCTTTCGAGCCAGAGGTGGCAGATAATCTCTGTGCCGATGCAGGCTACACCGGCGACAACGCACGGCAAGTAATTGAGAACGCAGGGTATCTCCCCCATGTTCGGCCGCGTGGTGAAGAGATCGCAGAGAAGGAACGCAACCCTGAATTCAAGCCACGAAGGTGGGTTGTAGAAGTGAGCCTGTCTTGGCTTAATCGCTTCAGGAAGCTTCTGGTCAGGTTTGAAAAGCTGCATTCAACTCATTTGGCATTAACCCATCTGGCGGCCGCCATCATCGCTCTGAGAAAGACAGGAATTATTTACGGATAAGTTCTAAGTTTGCAGGTGCGACGCGTGTTGGTGCTTGTCAGGGAAAGAGAAGGAGTAGCCCGCGAATCTGCGACTGATGCGCTCGCTTACTCGGTACAACCTCGCCCCGGCCGTTTGGCTCCAGATGCAATGAACGCTTCATTGTGCTGAAATCCCTCGCCAACCAACCACCTCCCATTCCCCAACACCTCTTCCCCTCGCACCCCACAAACGGAAAGGGCCGGTGCGAGGCATCGCCTCGCACCGGCCCGTTTTCCGATTTACGCCTTGTTCTTCCTGCTACTTCTTCGCCTTGCCCCGCCCCCCTCCTTTCAAAAACCCACTCGTTCCAGTTCGTTGTCTCGTCGGTTGACGAACTGGATGTAGCGGTAGCCGCCTTTGAGCTGGGCGTCCTCGAAGACGCGGTAGCCTTCGTCGCGGCAGGCGTCGCAGGCGTGCAGGGGGATTTCCAAGCCCAGGGACTGCTGGATGCGGTTGGATTTGGTTTCCAGGCGGAGCAGGCCCCGGCAGTTGCCGCAGTCGTAGATCATCTCGCGTTGTTGTTCGCGGATGCCGTCGGTGTCGTAGAATACTTCCTTGACCCGTGCCCAGTAGTCGCCAACGCGGGTGTGGGTCTCGTCCTCGGGCGGGTTGAAGTAGACCTGCGGCAGCTGGTCGGAAAGCTG
Proteins encoded:
- a CDS encoding UbiA-like polyprenyltransferase — protein: MLGPVRTFARMVKIEHSVFALPFAYTGLFWSADGWPGWRAFLLVTLAMVAVRSFAMAFNRIADLPFDRDNPRTRDRPLVTGEMSLHGAWVLTVTCAAVFVAACWSINPLVFTLSPIALVIAGGYSLTKRFTWLCHFVLGATLGLAPLGGWLAVQPAFAPAPVVLALGVTFWVAGFDILYAAQDIGFDRERGLNSLPARFGLGTALALSTFCHVQTGLFFLLAGWTAGAGWLFAGVMAVVALFLALEHLLISERDMSRVNLAFFTVNGVIALAVFAGALADIYWG
- a CDS encoding DUF1330 domain-containing protein, with the protein product MPAYLLIHTLEITDQDTYAEYQAKAREIIENHGGRYVFSSDRVTRLSGDVEPVRSVAIEFPTRDKLDACFASMDYKAVAPLREKSVQGWTLIAETD
- a CDS encoding DMT family transporter encodes the protein MIETAALMLCAVLAGVAATVQAGLNSTLRTYLGSPESAALVSFFIGTAALAGVVLAGRLPFALGTAIGRAPAWCWLGGFLGAFLVTVTVYAAPKLGAATMMALLVSGQMVASLILDHYGLIGFPLREASGLRILGVFMLVGGVFLINRF
- a CDS encoding IS5 family transposase (programmed frameshift): MGKRVQSWEVSDEFWAIVEPHIPVSQHDTTRKYKRKPGGGRKPLPPRRVFEAIVYVLRTGIQWKALPKEVFGSPSSIHAYFRKWEKQGFFLSLWQAGLAEYDEMMGIAWEWQAVDGGALKAPLACEAGGRNPTDRGKKRGSKRHILVDERGVPLSIVGTGANRHDVSRLENVLKGKVVGGPFEPEVADNLCADAGYTGDNARQVIENAGYLPHVRPRGEEIAEKERNPEFKPRRWVVEVSLSWLNRFRKLLVRFEKLHSTHLALTHLAAAIIALRKTGIIYG
- a CDS encoding mechanosensitive ion channel family protein is translated as MEQAWAEFLAWLEPLKDLMIWRAGVRTLIMLAAMAVSYPLVKRLIARVIHGVVRRTRTDWDDVLADKGFFSALALFAPVAVFDAFTDVLLPQYKGEWSRIIISVYTTFVTVVLIDRFLDAALAIYQKYPVSRRRPIKGYVQLFKIFIYIMGGLSALALLLDRSPWGLLSGIGALTAVLMLVFKDTILSFVAGMQIASNDIMRVGDWVTMEEYGINGEVEEIALNIIKVRNFDKTLASLPTHKVLEGAVQNWRGMQETGGRRIMRSLLIDQSSVRFLTVEEIAKLEGIALLKPYIQKRRREIVEWNAWRGVDLSHPVNGRRMTNLGCFRAYVDAFLHDKPDIRSDLTFLVRQLQPTSKGIPLEVYVFTNTTVWAEYERIQADIFDHLLAALPHFHLRLFQDPAGADLGDLTRCLGRGGNK